The Meiothermus sp. region TAGGGGCGGTGGTTTAGCTCCTCGGCTACGGCCTGGGGGTCAATGGGGTGGCCCGGCTCGGAGCGCAGCACCTTGTAGTCGAAGCGGTAGGCATGGGCAATCTCCACCATGCGCTCGCCAAAAGTACCGCTCACCAGAAGCAAAACCGGATCCCCTTCGTCGGCCAGGTTGGTCAGGCCGGCTTCCATGCCCAGGCTCCCCGACCCCGGCATGGCGGCTAGCAAAGCGCCCTCACCCGGGTCGAACAGGACATTCAGGTATTCCCGAATACGGCGGTTGGTGGCCAGCACCTCAGGGTCGAGATGCCCGCGCATCTCCTTGGTCAGGGCGGTCTGTACCTTGGGGTGAATGGGGGTGGGGCCGGGTGTCAAAAGAACCATGCATATCCTCCAAACAAAAAGATTCCCCGCCGGGCACACCCTCACGGCCTCTTCCGAAGAAGAGCACCGTTACAGGATAGCTCGTGCGGAGAATCGCATCTAGGCTGAATATACAGGGGTATATACGGTTTGTCAAAACCAGCCCGACGGATTCCCCTGTGTTCAAACCCACAGGAAAAATACCTAAGCTTGGTAGACTAAACTTCGATGAACGACTACTACGCAACCCTGGGGGTTAGCCGGGATGCGAGCGCCGACGAAATAAAAAAAGCCTACCGCAAACTTGCGCTCCAGTATCACCCCGACAAAAACCCCGGCAACAAAGAAGCCGAAGAGAAGTTCAAGGCCATTAACGAAGCCTACGCCGTGCTCTCCGACCCCGAAAAGCGGGCCAACTACGACCGCTACGGCACCGCGACGCCTGGCGGGTTTGGGGGGGCAGGGGGCAATTTTGGGGATATTTTCGACCTGTTCGAGCAGGTCTTTGGCTTCCGTTCGCCCGGTGGCGGGGGAGGTCGCGCACCGAGGGGCGAGGATTTGGAAACCACCCTCGAGCTAGAACTGGTAGAGGTGCTCCACGGGGTCGAGAAGGAACTCGAGTACGACCGCCTGGTGACCTGCGAAACCTGCCATGGGCAGGGGGGCCAGCGCCAAACCTGCCGCACCTGTGGCGGGCGGGGCACCCTCGAGCAAGTCCAGCGCACCTTTTTTGGCAACATGGTAGCCCAGGTGCCCTGCACCGCCTGTCGGGGCCGGGGCTACACCCTCTCCGAGACCTGCGCCACCTGTAAGGGCCAGGGCCGGGTACGGCGCAAGGAGAAGCTCAGGGTCAACATACCCGCAGGCATAGACGAAAACCAGCTTCTGCGGGTCTCGGGCATGGGCAACTTAGGGCCTGGAGGGCCCGGCGACCTGTTTGTGCGCCCCCACATTAAGCCCCACCCCCATCTCCACCGCGAAGGTTCGAACCTGATCTACGAACTCAAGCTGGGGCTGGCCCAGGCGGCGCTGGGGGCCAAAGTAGCCATACCGGGATTGGAGGAAGAGCTCGAGCTAAGCATCCCCCCCGGCACCCACGACGGCGAGGTGTTCGAGCTCGAGGGCCAGGGCCTGCCCTACCCCGGTAGCCGTAGCCGGGGCAAGCTACAGGTGGTCGCGCAAATTGCGGTACCCCAGCATCTGTCCAAAAAAGCCCGCGAACTGTTGCGTCAGTACGCCCAGGAAGTCGGCGAGGAGGTAGCCCCCGAGGGCTTCTGGGATAAGGTGAAGCGGGTGTTTAGGGGATAGCTCCGGGCCAAAATAGGAACCCCCCACCCAAAAACGGTGGGGGCCTAAAGGCTGCGACGACTTCTCCTACCGCACCTGCGGAAAGCCCAGGTCTACCTTGGAGGTGCTGGGGTCGGGCCAGCGGCTGGTCACAATCTTGGCCCGGGTGTAGAACTGCACCCCTTCGGGGCCGTACATGTGCAGATCGCCAAACAAGCTGGCTTTCCAGCCGCCAAAGCTGTAGTAGGCCACTGGAACCGGAATGGGCACGTTGATGCCCACCATGCCGGCTTCCACGTCGAACTGGAACTGCCGGGCGGCGCCGCCGTCACGGGTGAAAATGGCCGTGCCGTTGCCGTAGGGGTGCTCGTTGATGAGCTTGAGGGCCTCGTCATAGGTCTTGACCCGTACCACACTGAGCACCGGGCCAAAGATTTCCTCGTCGTAGCACTTCATCCCAGGCTTTACGTGATCTAGCAGACTGGTGCCCAAAAAGAAACCCTCGGACTGGGCGACGGGGTCTTGCCGACCATCCACCACCACGGTAGCGCCTTCTTTAGGGGCGTTCTCGATATACGAAGCCACTTTGTCGCGGTGTTCGCGGGTCACCAGCGGACCCATCTCCACGCCTTCTTCCAAGCCCGGCCCCACCTTGATCTTGGGCATGCGCTCCTTGATGGCCGCAATCAGGTTATCGGCGGTTTGATCACCTACGGCTACCACTACCGAGATGGCCATGCAGCGCTCGCCTGCCGAACCGTAGGCCGCGCTCACGGCCGCATCGGCAGCCATGCCGATGTCGGCATCGGGCAACACCAACATATGGTTCTTGGCCCCGCCCAAAGCCTGTACCCGCTTGCCGTTCTTGGTGCCGGTCTCGTAGATGTATTTGGCGATGGGTGTGCTGCCCACAAAGCTCACGGCCTTGATGTCGGGGTGCTCCAAGATGCGATCTACGGCCACCTTGTCACCCTGCACCACATTGAAGACCCCATCGGGCAGCCCCGCTTGCTGCAAAAGCTCGGCCAGGAAGAGGCTAGGAGAGGGGTCTTTCTCCGAGGGCTTCAGAATGAAGGTGTTGCCACAAGCGATGGCGTTGGCAAACATCCACATGGGCACCATGGCGGGGAAGTTGAAGGGGGTGATGCCTGCTACCACGCCTAGCGGCTGGCGGATCTGGTACACATCCACCCCCCGGCTGGCCTGTTCGGAAAAGCCACCTTTCAAGAGGTGCGGGATACCGGTGGCAAACTCGACGTTCTCCAGTCCCCGGGCCACTTCACCCAGTGCATCGGGGAGGGTCTTGCCGTGCTCGAGGGTAATCAGCTCGGCGATCTTGCGGCGGTTCTGATCCACCAGATCGCGGAACTTGAACATAATCTCGGCCCGGCGGGAGAGGGGGGTCTGTCGCCAGGCCTTGAAGGCTTCCTTGGCCACTGCCACCGCCGCATCGAGTTCTTCCACCGAGGCGAAGTCCACGCTAGCTTGCCGCTCTCCGGTAGCAGGGTTCCAAACCACGCCGCTACGGCCCGACTTACCTTCGACTTGCTTGCCGCCAATCCAGTGTGAAACGCGCCTGAGGGTGACTTGGGGTTCCTTAACTGCCATCTGTTGCCTCCTTGTGAGCTGGGGGTAGGGGGTAAAGCTCAGGTAAAATCATGGTAGGAGCAAAGACCCCTCCGGCGCAATGGACAGTCTGTCTAAATCGTCTTCCCCCTGTGCAGGCGGGTTTGGTGGTTGGGTTAGCAAAGCTGCGCAGAACTACTTCGCGTACTCCACCGCCCGGCTTTCGCGCACCACCGTCACCTGCACCTGGCCAGGGTAGTTCATGTCGCGCTCGATGCGCCCGGCAATCTCACGGGCCAGCAAGGTGGCTTTGGCATCGCTGATCCGGTCGGGCTTAACAATCACCCGCACCTCGCGCCCGGCCTGTACCGCAAAGGCATTGTCCACGCCGGGGAAGCTCAGGGCGATGCGCTCCAACTGCTCGAGGCGCTGGATGTACTCCTCCAGGCTCTCGCGCCGGGCCCCAGGGCGGGCCGCGCTGATGGCGTCGGCGGCGGCAACCAGCACCGAGTAGAGGGTCTCGCCGTTCTCGGGGTCGTGGTGATGGGCGATGGCATCAATGACCTCTTTGGGCTCGCCGAAGCGGGAGGCCAGGGTAATGCCGATTTCGACGTGGGTACCCTCGATCTCGCGATCTACCGACTTGCCCAGGTCGTGCAGCAGGCCAGCCCGGCGGGCCAGCGCAGCGTCCAGACCCAGCTCGGCGGCCATGATGCCGGTGAGGTGTGCCACCTGCACCGAGTGCTTCAGCACGTTCTGGCCGTAGGAGCTTCTAAAGTGCAGCCGCCCCAGTAGCTGCACCAGGCCCGGCTTTAGGCCCACCACTCCGGCTTCCAGGGCGGCCTCCTCCCCGCGCTCGTAGATGAAGGTTTTCATCTCGTTTTTGGCTTTTTCTACCACTTCCTCGATGCGGCTGGGGTGGATGCGGCCATCGGCCACCAGCTGCTCGAGGGCCATCTTGGCGATCTCGCGGCGCATGGGGTTGAAGCTGGAGAGAAGCACCGCCTCTGGGGTGTCGTCAATAATCAGATCTACCCCGGTAAGGGCTTCAAAGGTGCGGATATTGCGCCCCTCCCGCCCGATGATGCGGCCCTTCATGGCATCGGAGGGGATGGGTACGACCGAGACGGCCAGGGCCGCCGCGGTCTCGGAGGCCTGGCGCTGGGCAGCCTGGGCCAGCAACTTTTGCGCCTCGCGCTTGACCTCGAGCCGGATTCTTTCCAGGTTAGCCCTGATCCGAAGCGCCTTCTCCTCCTCGAGTTCGGCATCGAGTCGCGACAAAAGCAGGTTGCGGGCCTCCTCTGCGCTCATGCCGGCCACCTCTTGCAGTTTTAGGTCAATCTGCCGTTCGCGCTGGGCCAGCTCAGCCTGGCGGGCCTCGAGGGCTTTCTCCAGGGCGTCAAGTTTTTCTTCCTGCTCGTCAAGCTTAGCTGCACGGGCGTCGAGCTGTTCGCCCCGCCGGGCCAGCCGTTCGGTTTCGCGCTTGAGCTCTTCTCGTTCGGCTCGGCTGGCCTGCAAGTCGGCTTGCAGTCGCTCGCGCTCGGCCTGGATGGAGGCGCGTTCGCTAACCAAGGCCTCGCGTTCGGCCTGAAGGCTGGCCTGCAGGCGTTCGCGCTCTTCTCGGAGCTGCTGGCGTAGGCGCTCCTCGCTTTGCGTGCGGAGCCGCTCGAGTTCGGCCTGGGCGCCCTGGCGCAGGCTCTGCACTTCAGCCTGGGCGCTTTGCCGCAGGCTCTGGGCCTCGCTGCGGGCGGCCTCGAGCAGGGCTTTGGCCTGGTTCTGGGCTTGCTCGAGGGCGGTTTGTGCCTGTCGGCGGGCGGCTTCTAGGGTTTGCTGGGCTTCCCGGCGGGCGGCCTCGAGCTCGCTCTTGCCAAGGTCAA contains the following coding sequences:
- the dnaJ gene encoding molecular chaperone DnaJ, which gives rise to MNDYYATLGVSRDASADEIKKAYRKLALQYHPDKNPGNKEAEEKFKAINEAYAVLSDPEKRANYDRYGTATPGGFGGAGGNFGDIFDLFEQVFGFRSPGGGGGRAPRGEDLETTLELELVEVLHGVEKELEYDRLVTCETCHGQGGQRQTCRTCGGRGTLEQVQRTFFGNMVAQVPCTACRGRGYTLSETCATCKGQGRVRRKEKLRVNIPAGIDENQLLRVSGMGNLGPGGPGDLFVRPHIKPHPHLHREGSNLIYELKLGLAQAALGAKVAIPGLEEELELSIPPGTHDGEVFELEGQGLPYPGSRSRGKLQVVAQIAVPQHLSKKARELLRQYAQEVGEEVAPEGFWDKVKRVFRG
- a CDS encoding CoA-acylating methylmalonate-semialdehyde dehydrogenase; translation: MAVKEPQVTLRRVSHWIGGKQVEGKSGRSGVVWNPATGERQASVDFASVEELDAAVAVAKEAFKAWRQTPLSRRAEIMFKFRDLVDQNRRKIAELITLEHGKTLPDALGEVARGLENVEFATGIPHLLKGGFSEQASRGVDVYQIRQPLGVVAGITPFNFPAMVPMWMFANAIACGNTFILKPSEKDPSPSLFLAELLQQAGLPDGVFNVVQGDKVAVDRILEHPDIKAVSFVGSTPIAKYIYETGTKNGKRVQALGGAKNHMLVLPDADIGMAADAAVSAAYGSAGERCMAISVVVAVGDQTADNLIAAIKERMPKIKVGPGLEEGVEMGPLVTREHRDKVASYIENAPKEGATVVVDGRQDPVAQSEGFFLGTSLLDHVKPGMKCYDEEIFGPVLSVVRVKTYDEALKLINEHPYGNGTAIFTRDGGAARQFQFDVEAGMVGINVPIPVPVAYYSFGGWKASLFGDLHMYGPEGVQFYTRAKIVTSRWPDPSTSKVDLGFPQVR
- the rny gene encoding ribonuclease Y; this encodes MAFSPLDLILTLIVIVLAVVVVVLLQRINRQVDLGKSELEAARREAQQTLEAARRQAQTALEQAQNQAKALLEAARSEAQSLRQSAQAEVQSLRQGAQAELERLRTQSEERLRQQLREERERLQASLQAEREALVSERASIQAERERLQADLQASRAEREELKRETERLARRGEQLDARAAKLDEQEEKLDALEKALEARQAELAQRERQIDLKLQEVAGMSAEEARNLLLSRLDAELEEEKALRIRANLERIRLEVKREAQKLLAQAAQRQASETAAALAVSVVPIPSDAMKGRIIGREGRNIRTFEALTGVDLIIDDTPEAVLLSSFNPMRREIAKMALEQLVADGRIHPSRIEEVVEKAKNEMKTFIYERGEEAALEAGVVGLKPGLVQLLGRLHFRSSYGQNVLKHSVQVAHLTGIMAAELGLDAALARRAGLLHDLGKSVDREIEGTHVEIGITLASRFGEPKEVIDAIAHHHDPENGETLYSVLVAAADAISAARPGARRESLEEYIQRLEQLERIALSFPGVDNAFAVQAGREVRVIVKPDRISDAKATLLAREIAGRIERDMNYPGQVQVTVVRESRAVEYAK